A genome region from Triticum aestivum cultivar Chinese Spring chromosome 2B, IWGSC CS RefSeq v2.1, whole genome shotgun sequence includes the following:
- the LOC123039213 gene encoding probable inactive poly [ADP-ribose] polymerase SRO3 → MKRKRGEPELEYGASSGVDERSNESSDKMQGQLLAAARGADGGNAKFAWYGAPSVDVAATAVEHGFGRMNNRVLFHRAHGDDVHLSPPRSPYASAMLANADENGEAHIMLCRVLLGRPEAIPAGSSKLHPSSDNYDSAIDNMQNPQWYVVWGKDMNMRILPEYVVSFKCPNLHQMQGSSGANSTLKKPSPVAHDMFPTLLAEIQWFMPSSKLQTLQGTYNCFKKNVLSKQPCLICSHEFFHVAVPHIPLLSTIPASCNEVLHREGFAENDLGIPDKQVGVKAGARGISMDHQHEKLKWQDQKRWSQISLQPDVQEHINDHM, encoded by the exons ATGAAGAGGAAGAGAGGCGAGCCTGAGCTGGAGTACGGGGCCTCGTCCGGGGTGGATGAGAGGTCCAACGAGAGCAGCGACAAGATGCAGGGCCAGCTCCTAGCCGCTGCGCGCGGCGCCGACGGGGGCAATGCCAAGTTCGCGTGGTATGGCGCTCCATCGGTGGATGTGGCCGCGACGGCGGTGGAGCACGGGTTCGGCAGGATGAACAACCGGGTCCTTTTCCATCGCGCGCACGGCGACGACGTCCACCTCTCGCCGCCTCGGTCTCCTTATGCCAG CGCAATGCTAGCAAATGCAGATGAGAACGGCGAGGCGCATATCATGTTGTGCCGTGTTCTGTTGGGCCGGCCAGAGGCCATCCCGGCCGGGTCCTCCAAGCTCCACCCCAGCAGTGACAATTACGACAGTGCCATCGACAACATGCAGAACCCACAGTGGTATGTTGTTTGGGGCAAGGACATGAACATGAGGATCCTCCCAGAGTACGTCGTCAGCTTCAAGTGTCCCAACCTCCATCAGATGCAAG GATCATCGGGAGCGAACTCCACGCTAAAGAAGCCTTCGCCGGTGGCTCATGACATGTTTCCGACGCTTCTAGCAGAGATCCAGTGGTTCATGCCATCTTCCAAGCTGCAGACATTGCAGGGAACCTACAATTGCTTCAAG AAGAATGTTCTATCAAAGCAACCATGTCTGATATGTTCACATGAATTTTTTCATGTGGCCGTCCCTCACATTCCTTTGCTTTCAACTATTCCAGCCAGCTGCAATGAAGTCCTCCATAGAGAAGGGTTTGCAGAAAATGATCTTGGCATCCCAGATAAGCAGGTCGGGGTCAAAGCCGGTGCCCGGGGGATTTCAATGGATCACCAACACGAGAAACTGAAATGGCAGGACCAGAAAAGATGGTCCCAGATCTCACTGCAGCCGGATGTGCAAGAACACATCAATGATCATATGTGA
- the LOC123044951 gene encoding uncharacterized protein isoform X4, whose protein sequence is MLLSETLSRFAIYRNQLGVSSTYYDMKGTWTHAGWPPTNNVVRECAPAWWRRALCRQHTAEEFYIISLVHLQHVKWIILFRAPVHAAPACAGSGEGSDHFGSIVRSLSLHFCKRLFPGLEPVTSWSQGSSFTTAPRLPFWLHSFDSRYIFSLGLFTKENDLG, encoded by the exons ATGCTTCTTTCTGAAACCCTATCAAG ATTTGCTATATATAGGAACCAATTGGGAGTATCCTCCACATATTATGATATGAAG GGAACGTGGACGCACGCGGGGTGGCCGCCGACGAACAACGTCGTGCGTGAGTGCGCACCAGCGTGGTGGCGCAGAGCCCTCTGCCGCCAGCATACTGCCG AGGAGTTCTACATTATTTCATTAGTCCATTTACAGCATGTCAAATGGATCATCTTATTTAGGG ccccagtgcatgcagctcccgcttgcgcagggtctggggaagggtccgaccactttgggtctattgtacgcagcctttccctacatttctgtaagaggctgtttccaggacttgaacccgtgacctcatggtcacaaggcagcagctttaccactgcgccaaggctccccttctggTTACACTCTTTCGACAGTCGATACATATTTTCTCTTGG ATTATTTACAAAAGAAAATGATTTGGGGTGA
- the LOC123044951 gene encoding uncharacterized protein isoform X6, with protein MKGTWTHAGWPPTNNVVRECAPAWWRRALCRQHTAEEFYIISLVHLQHVKWIILFRAPVHAAPACAGSGEGSDHFGSIVRSLSLHFCKRLFPGLEPVTSWSQGSSFTTAPRLPFWLHSFDSRYIFSLGLFTKENDLG; from the exons ATGAAG GGAACGTGGACGCACGCGGGGTGGCCGCCGACGAACAACGTCGTGCGTGAGTGCGCACCAGCGTGGTGGCGCAGAGCCCTCTGCCGCCAGCATACTGCCG AGGAGTTCTACATTATTTCATTAGTCCATTTACAGCATGTCAAATGGATCATCTTATTTAGGG ccccagtgcatgcagctcccgcttgcgcagggtctggggaagggtccgaccactttgggtctattgtacgcagcctttccctacatttctgtaagaggctgtttccaggacttgaacccgtgacctcatggtcacaaggcagcagctttaccactgcgccaaggctccccttctggTTACACTCTTTCGACAGTCGATACATATTTTCTCTTGG ATTATTTACAAAAGAAAATGATTTGGGGTGA
- the LOC123044951 gene encoding uncharacterized protein isoform X3, which produces MLLSETLSRFAIYRNQLGVSSTYYDMKQGTWTHAGWPPTNNVVRECAPAWWRRALCRQHTAEEFYIISLVHLQHVKWIILFRAPVHAAPACAGSGEGSDHFGSIVRSLSLHFCKRLFPGLEPVTSWSQGSSFTTAPRLPFWLHSFDSRYIFSLGLFTKENDLG; this is translated from the exons ATGCTTCTTTCTGAAACCCTATCAAG ATTTGCTATATATAGGAACCAATTGGGAGTATCCTCCACATATTATGATATGAAG CAGGGAACGTGGACGCACGCGGGGTGGCCGCCGACGAACAACGTCGTGCGTGAGTGCGCACCAGCGTGGTGGCGCAGAGCCCTCTGCCGCCAGCATACTGCCG AGGAGTTCTACATTATTTCATTAGTCCATTTACAGCATGTCAAATGGATCATCTTATTTAGGG ccccagtgcatgcagctcccgcttgcgcagggtctggggaagggtccgaccactttgggtctattgtacgcagcctttccctacatttctgtaagaggctgtttccaggacttgaacccgtgacctcatggtcacaaggcagcagctttaccactgcgccaaggctccccttctggTTACACTCTTTCGACAGTCGATACATATTTTCTCTTGG ATTATTTACAAAAGAAAATGATTTGGGGTGA
- the LOC123044951 gene encoding uncharacterized protein isoform X5 produces the protein MKQGTWTHAGWPPTNNVVRECAPAWWRRALCRQHTAEEFYIISLVHLQHVKWIILFRAPVHAAPACAGSGEGSDHFGSIVRSLSLHFCKRLFPGLEPVTSWSQGSSFTTAPRLPFWLHSFDSRYIFSLGLFTKENDLG, from the exons ATGAAG CAGGGAACGTGGACGCACGCGGGGTGGCCGCCGACGAACAACGTCGTGCGTGAGTGCGCACCAGCGTGGTGGCGCAGAGCCCTCTGCCGCCAGCATACTGCCG AGGAGTTCTACATTATTTCATTAGTCCATTTACAGCATGTCAAATGGATCATCTTATTTAGGG ccccagtgcatgcagctcccgcttgcgcagggtctggggaagggtccgaccactttgggtctattgtacgcagcctttccctacatttctgtaagaggctgtttccaggacttgaacccgtgacctcatggtcacaaggcagcagctttaccactgcgccaaggctccccttctggTTACACTCTTTCGACAGTCGATACATATTTTCTCTTGG ATTATTTACAAAAGAAAATGATTTGGGGTGA
- the LOC123044951 gene encoding uncharacterized protein isoform X2 translates to MKEKHPCLSAYTVADNIRERGRTRGGRRRTTSCVSAHQRGGAEPSAASILPETQDMMVPFWTKKKSSTTVLNQCLEEFYIISLVHLQHVKWIILFRAPVHAAPACAGSGEGSDHFGSIVRSLSLHFCKRLFPGLEPVTSWSQGSSFTTAPRLPFWLHSFDSRYIFSLGLFTKENDLG, encoded by the exons ATGAAGGAAAAACATCCCTGCTTGAGTGCCTATACTGTTGCAGACAATAT CAGGGAACGTGGACGCACGCGGGGTGGCCGCCGACGAACAACGTCGTGCGTGAGTGCGCACCAGCGTGGTGGCGCAGAGCCCTCTGCCGCCAGCATACTGCCG GAAACTCAAGACATGATGGTTCCGTTTTGGACAAAAAAGAAAAGTAGCACCACTGTGTTAAACCAATGCTTAG AGGAGTTCTACATTATTTCATTAGTCCATTTACAGCATGTCAAATGGATCATCTTATTTAGGG ccccagtgcatgcagctcccgcttgcgcagggtctggggaagggtccgaccactttgggtctattgtacgcagcctttccctacatttctgtaagaggctgtttccaggacttgaacccgtgacctcatggtcacaaggcagcagctttaccactgcgccaaggctccccttctggTTACACTCTTTCGACAGTCGATACATATTTTCTCTTGG ATTATTTACAAAAGAAAATGATTTGGGGTGA
- the LOC123044951 gene encoding uncharacterized protein isoform X1, whose product MLCKIGSRSPRTLIFYSKSYQKEALFSMKEKHPCLSAYTVADNIRERGRTRGGRRRTTSCVSAHQRGGAEPSAASILPETQDMMVPFWTKKKSSTTVLNQCLEEFYIISLVHLQHVKWIILFRAPVHAAPACAGSGEGSDHFGSIVRSLSLHFCKRLFPGLEPVTSWSQGSSFTTAPRLPFWLHSFDSRYIFSLGLFTKENDLG is encoded by the exons ATGCTATGTAAAATAGGAAGCAGATCGCCACGTACTCTTATTTTCTATTCGAAATCCTATCAGAAAGAAGCTCTCTTCTCGATGAAGGAAAAACATCCCTGCTTGAGTGCCTATACTGTTGCAGACAATAT CAGGGAACGTGGACGCACGCGGGGTGGCCGCCGACGAACAACGTCGTGCGTGAGTGCGCACCAGCGTGGTGGCGCAGAGCCCTCTGCCGCCAGCATACTGCCG GAAACTCAAGACATGATGGTTCCGTTTTGGACAAAAAAGAAAAGTAGCACCACTGTGTTAAACCAATGCTTAG AGGAGTTCTACATTATTTCATTAGTCCATTTACAGCATGTCAAATGGATCATCTTATTTAGGG ccccagtgcatgcagctcccgcttgcgcagggtctggggaagggtccgaccactttgggtctattgtacgcagcctttccctacatttctgtaagaggctgtttccaggacttgaacccgtgacctcatggtcacaaggcagcagctttaccactgcgccaaggctccccttctggTTACACTCTTTCGACAGTCGATACATATTTTCTCTTGG ATTATTTACAAAAGAAAATGATTTGGGGTGA